The Streptomyces sp. NBC_01255 genome window below encodes:
- a CDS encoding MarR family winged helix-turn-helix transcriptional regulator → MDRGRRYENLARQVSAIGAVKRGLARTLPAECPGGSAIVLALLHHHGDMRIGRVSELMAVDMSVSSRHVAHTVDRGWVERLPDPADKRSRILHLTSAGESMLAVLDRRLTDMLARTLAEWSDDDVELLTDLLARLRDSFGDCRAHHA, encoded by the coding sequence GCGCGATCGGAGCGGTGAAGCGCGGACTCGCGCGGACCCTGCCTGCCGAGTGCCCCGGCGGGTCCGCCATCGTCCTCGCCCTGCTCCACCACCACGGGGACATGCGGATCGGCCGCGTGTCCGAACTGATGGCCGTCGACATGTCGGTCAGCAGCCGCCACGTGGCCCACACCGTGGACCGCGGCTGGGTCGAGCGACTGCCCGACCCAGCCGACAAGCGCTCCCGCATCCTGCACCTGACCTCCGCGGGCGAGTCCATGCTCGCCGTCCTCGACCGACGGCTGACGGACATGCTCGCCCGCACCCTCGCCGAGTGGTCCGACGACGACGTCGAACTGCTCACCGACCTGCTTGCCCGCCTCCGCGACTCCTTCGGGGACTGCCGGGCCCACCACGCTTGA
- a CDS encoding MDR family MFS transporter, translated as MATTTPATGVRGGSARQEDTATGGAPMTHRQIMEALSGLLLGMFVAILSSTIVSNALPQIITDLGGGQSAYTWVVTAALLSMTATTPLWGKLADLFSKKLLVQIALIIYVAGSVVAGLSQSTGMLIACRVVQGIGVGGLTALSQIILAAMIAPRERGRYSGYLGATFAVATVGGPLLGGVITDTDWLGWRWCFYVGVPFAFIALVVLQKTLKLPVVKRKVKVDWAGAFFISAAVSLLLIWVTFAGDKYDWMSWQTAAMVLGSIALGGIFLLVESKASEPIIPLRLFRNRTITLASLASLFVGVAMFAGTVFFSQYFQLARNESPTMSGVLTIPMIAGLFVSSTASGMIITKTGKWKAWLVSGGALAAGGLGMLGTIRYDTTYWHIAIFMAVLGLGLGMMMQNLVLCTQNQVDPADLGAASSVVTFFRSLGGAIGVSALGAVMAHRVTDYVKEGLAELGPKAAGAMGQAGSGGGIPDMDKLPGPIRTVMESAYGHGVGDVFLYSAPFALLAFVVTLFIKEVALKSSTVTASEEG; from the coding sequence ATGGCAACCACCACACCTGCCACCGGTGTGCGCGGCGGGAGCGCCCGGCAAGAGGACACCGCCACCGGCGGCGCCCCGATGACTCACCGGCAGATCATGGAGGCGCTGTCCGGCCTGCTGCTCGGCATGTTCGTCGCCATCCTGTCCTCGACGATCGTCTCCAACGCCCTCCCCCAGATCATCACCGACCTGGGCGGCGGCCAGTCCGCCTACACCTGGGTGGTCACCGCCGCGCTCCTCTCGATGACCGCGACCACCCCGCTCTGGGGCAAGCTCGCGGACCTCTTCTCGAAGAAGCTGCTCGTCCAGATAGCCCTGATCATCTACGTGGCGGGCTCGGTCGTCGCCGGTCTCTCCCAGAGCACCGGCATGCTCATCGCCTGCCGTGTCGTCCAGGGCATCGGCGTCGGTGGTCTGACCGCCCTCTCCCAGATCATCCTGGCCGCGATGATCGCCCCGCGTGAGCGCGGCCGGTACAGCGGCTACCTCGGCGCGACCTTCGCCGTCGCCACCGTCGGCGGCCCGCTGCTGGGCGGCGTCATCACCGACACCGACTGGCTCGGCTGGCGCTGGTGCTTCTACGTCGGCGTGCCCTTCGCGTTCATCGCGCTGGTCGTCCTGCAGAAGACCCTCAAGCTCCCCGTCGTGAAGCGCAAGGTCAAGGTCGACTGGGCGGGCGCCTTCTTCATCAGCGCCGCCGTCTCCCTGCTCCTCATCTGGGTCACCTTCGCGGGCGACAAGTACGACTGGATGTCCTGGCAGACCGCCGCCATGGTGCTCGGTTCGATCGCGCTCGGCGGGATCTTCCTGCTCGTCGAGTCGAAGGCGAGCGAGCCGATCATCCCGCTCCGCCTCTTCCGCAACCGCACGATCACCCTGGCCTCGCTCGCCTCGCTCTTCGTGGGTGTCGCGATGTTCGCCGGCACGGTCTTCTTCAGCCAGTACTTCCAGCTGGCGCGGAACGAGTCGCCGACGATGTCCGGCGTCCTCACCATCCCGATGATCGCGGGCCTGTTCGTCTCGTCCACCGCCTCCGGCATGATCATCACGAAGACCGGCAAGTGGAAGGCGTGGCTGGTCAGCGGCGGCGCCCTGGCCGCCGGCGGGCTCGGGATGCTCGGCACGATCCGCTACGACACGACGTACTGGCACATCGCGATCTTCATGGCGGTCCTCGGCCTCGGCCTCGGCATGATGATGCAGAACCTCGTGCTCTGCACCCAGAACCAGGTGGACCCCGCCGACCTCGGCGCGGCCTCCTCCGTCGTCACCTTCTTCCGCTCCCTCGGCGGTGCGATCGGCGTCTCGGCGCTGGGCGCGGTCATGGCCCACCGGGTCACGGACTACGTCAAGGAGGGCCTGGCCGAGCTCGGCCCGAAGGCCGCGGGTGCCATGGGCCAGGCCGGCTCGGGCGGCGGGATCCCGGACATGGACAAGCTGCCGGGCCCGATCCGTACGGTCATGGAGAGCGCGTACGGACACGGCGTCGGCGACGTCTTCCTCTACTCGGCGCCGTTCGCGCTGCTCGCCTTCGTGGTGACGCTGTTCATCAAGGAAGTCGCCCTGAAGAGCAGCACGGTGACGGCCTCCGAGGAGGGCTAG
- a CDS encoding TetR/AcrR family transcriptional regulator: MVKAAERAKNPARSSVWLEERAPRSGGGPAGLDRDRIVDAAIRMLDEEGLAGLSMRKLAAELKVTAMSLYWYVDTKDDIIEFAMDSVYGEFDLAAIDAADGWRDTTRVLALEYRRMLVRHPWMSPSAGRYLNIGPHAIAVGAKIQEAIGDTGLPIDRQPSATSAVFQFVYGYGTIESQFGRRAAEAGMSQDDFYGESVKAFRDNPGFVDAIEPMAEILDARAAHGSVTEMWDRDFAYALDVLVAGIEAMVSRETRK, from the coding sequence ATGGTCAAGGCAGCCGAACGGGCCAAGAACCCGGCGCGTTCCAGCGTCTGGCTGGAGGAGAGGGCCCCCCGCAGCGGCGGCGGTCCGGCCGGGCTCGACCGGGACCGGATCGTCGACGCGGCGATCCGGATGCTCGACGAGGAGGGCCTGGCCGGGCTGTCGATGCGCAAGCTCGCGGCCGAGCTGAAGGTCACCGCGATGTCCCTCTACTGGTACGTGGACACCAAGGACGACATCATCGAGTTCGCCATGGACAGCGTCTACGGCGAGTTCGACCTCGCGGCGATCGACGCCGCCGACGGCTGGCGGGACACTACCCGGGTCCTCGCCCTGGAATACCGCCGGATGCTGGTCCGCCACCCGTGGATGTCGCCGAGCGCCGGGCGGTACCTGAACATCGGCCCGCACGCGATCGCGGTCGGCGCCAAGATCCAGGAGGCGATCGGGGACACCGGCCTGCCGATCGACCGTCAGCCCAGTGCGACGTCGGCGGTCTTCCAGTTCGTGTACGGCTACGGAACGATCGAGTCCCAGTTCGGGCGACGTGCGGCAGAGGCCGGGATGTCGCAGGACGACTTCTACGGGGAGTCCGTCAAGGCCTTCCGCGACAATCCGGGCTTCGTGGACGCCATCGAACCCATGGCGGAGATCCTCGACGCGCGGGCCGCGCACGGCAGCGTCACCGAAATGTGGGACCGGGACTTCGCCTATGCCCTGGACGTCCTGGTCGCCGGCATCGAGGCGATGGTTTCCCGTGAAACCAGGAAATGA
- a CDS encoding MFS transporter → MTASTAPAKPTGGHPQRWLILGVICLAQLTVLLDNTVLSVAIPSLTSELDATTTDIQWMINAYSLVQSGLLLSAGNAADRYGRKKLLAAGLALFGLGSLAAGLADSTTQLIAARAGMGVGGALLMTTTLAVVMQIFDDSERVKAIALWSTVASLGFAGGPLIGGVILNHFWWGMIFLINIPVAVLALVAVLKLVPESKNPQGDRPDLLGALLSTIGMTAVVYAIITGPEHGWLSAEVLVPAVIGLLGLGAFALWELHTPYPMLDMHFFRNQKFVGAIGGSILVVFGMGGSLFLLTQHLQFVLGYEPLEAGLRMAPLALTIVALNLTGIGPRIVMKLGTPPTVVLGMTLVAGGLTSISLLGGGTDGSYWGMLLGLVLMGGGIAVSSPAMANAIMSSIPPEKAGVGAGINGTLAEFGNGLGVAVLGAVLNARFAALVAVTATSLPAALAAAGSAAERQEISDAFASGLQTSQLVGAIAVFAGGLVAAALLRRAERTEAKAAGAAEAAERIETAA, encoded by the coding sequence ATGACGGCGTCGACTGCCCCGGCCAAGCCCACCGGCGGCCACCCGCAGCGCTGGCTGATCCTCGGCGTCATCTGCCTCGCCCAGCTCACCGTGCTGCTCGACAACACCGTGCTCAGCGTCGCCATCCCCTCGCTGACCTCCGAACTCGACGCGACCACCACCGACATCCAGTGGATGATCAACGCGTACTCGCTCGTCCAGTCCGGCCTCCTGCTGAGCGCGGGCAACGCCGCCGACCGCTACGGCCGCAAGAAGCTCCTCGCCGCCGGCCTCGCGCTCTTCGGCCTCGGCTCGCTCGCCGCCGGCCTCGCCGACTCCACCACGCAGCTCATCGCCGCCCGTGCGGGCATGGGCGTCGGCGGCGCGCTCCTCATGACCACCACCCTCGCCGTCGTCATGCAGATCTTCGACGACTCCGAGCGGGTCAAGGCCATCGCGCTCTGGTCCACGGTCGCCTCGCTCGGCTTCGCCGGCGGGCCGCTGATCGGCGGCGTGATCCTCAACCACTTCTGGTGGGGAATGATCTTCCTCATCAACATCCCGGTCGCGGTCCTCGCGCTCGTCGCCGTCCTCAAGCTGGTCCCCGAGTCCAAGAACCCGCAGGGCGACCGCCCCGACCTGCTCGGCGCACTGCTCTCCACGATCGGCATGACGGCCGTCGTGTACGCGATCATCACCGGCCCCGAGCACGGCTGGCTTTCCGCCGAGGTCCTCGTCCCGGCCGTCATCGGCCTCCTCGGGCTCGGCGCCTTCGCGCTGTGGGAGCTCCACACCCCGTACCCGATGCTCGACATGCACTTCTTCCGCAACCAGAAGTTCGTCGGCGCCATCGGCGGCTCGATCCTCGTCGTGTTCGGCATGGGCGGCTCGCTCTTCCTGCTCACCCAGCACCTGCAGTTCGTGCTCGGGTACGAGCCCCTCGAGGCGGGTCTGCGGATGGCGCCGCTCGCGCTGACGATCGTCGCCCTCAACCTGACGGGCATCGGCCCGCGGATCGTCATGAAGCTCGGCACCCCGCCCACCGTCGTCCTCGGCATGACCCTGGTCGCCGGCGGTCTCACCTCGATCTCGCTGCTCGGCGGCGGTACGGACGGCAGCTACTGGGGCATGCTGCTCGGCCTGGTCCTGATGGGCGGTGGCATCGCCGTCTCGTCCCCGGCCATGGCCAACGCGATCATGAGCTCGATCCCGCCGGAGAAGGCGGGCGTGGGCGCCGGTATCAACGGCACCCTCGCCGAGTTCGGCAACGGCCTCGGCGTCGCCGTCCTCGGAGCCGTGCTCAACGCCCGCTTCGCCGCCCTGGTCGCCGTCACCGCGACCTCGCTCCCGGCCGCGCTCGCCGCCGCGGGCAGCGCGGCCGAGCGCCAGGAGATCTCCGACGCCTTCGCCTCCGGCCTCCAGACCAGCCAGCTCGTCGGCGCGATCGCCGTCTTCGCCGGCGGTCTGGTCGCCGCGGCCCTCCTCAGGCGGGCCGAGCGGACGGAGGCCAAGGCCGCGGGGGCGGCCGAGGCGGCGGAACGGATCGAGACGGCTGCTTAG